AGAATATCCAATATAGGAATTAGTTGTCGGCAAGGAGGACATCAATCTGCATAAAAATCTAGAAGAAGATTACTCGAACTTTGAAGTAGTTCTTGTAATTCTTCCTTACTAGTTAAACTTCTAACTTTTGACATAGAACTAAGAAATATCCATTTTTAAAGAAGATAAATCAATCAATTGTTCCTTCTTTAATTTTTCAGGAACTTGTTGTAATTCATAATCTAAGGTTACTGGTAACTCAATAATTAAGTTAGGAGGGAGGATTTTCTTAAAACTAACATATCTTTCATTGTCAAAAAACGAAGACTTATTGAGAAAAGAAAGATCAAACTTGATTATCACTTCCTTTAAAAAATCGTAATTCTTATTTAAGTTTTTGAGAATCAATAATTGTTTATTCTTCTCTCTCAAGTAAGAATAGTCTAACAAGATCTTTCTTGCTTGATATTTATCTAATTTATTGAAATCAGAAAAAAAAGTTAAACCTTTGAATTTATCTTCATAACCAAACAATTCTCTACTTAAATTAGCAGATTTAACTTTATTTACATACTTCTTTAAGTTAGACTTAGTGTAAGACTCTAACTCTAATAAATAGTTGTTTGTTAGTATGTGTCTAACTTCCGGAGAAACAAAAAAACATTTATCTAAAGTAGCTAGGTTTTCTTTGGAGTCATAGAGGAATTGATAATAAATAGTTAAATCTTTAGGATCTGCTATAAAGCCTGTGTAATTACATTTGTATGTGTGATATTCAGTAAATTCTCTTAAAGCAGACTTAAGAGAAAGATTAAATTCATTATTGATTTTCTCGAATAAATCATCTAAACTCTCCTGAACAAAGGAGATGAGATCGGGCAAAAGTGTTTGGGTCGTTGATCCCATTAATTAGTTTTGCACCTATAGCTTAATTGGATAAAGCACTTGACTTCGGATCAAGAGAGTATGGGTTCAAGTCCTATTGGGTGTGCCAAATTAAATTAACTAGTTTCAGGAACAACTAGAGTTGTAATTAAGCTTTGCATGCTCAATTAATTCAAGTGTTTTAGGTAAATTAATTAGTTTACCCAATTTAACTTCTTTATTTTCTAATTTCTTGTATTCCTCGAAGAAGTTTTTAATTTCTGAAAGTCAGAAGTTAGGTAAGTCAGAAATGGAATTTATGTGAGAAAGTCTTGGATCTTTATCCATAATTGCAATTATTTTTAAGTCCTCTTCGCCAGAGTCTATCATCTCTAAAGCTCCAATAACTCTACCATCTGCATAAGTTCCAGGTGTTAGGGAAAATTGAGATACAAGAAGAACATCTAAAGGGTCTCCATCTTCTGATAGAGTATTGGGTATAAACCCGTAGTTATGTGGATATGCTACAGATCCAAATAAAACTCTATCTAGCTTTAACTTATTATCAGTTAATTCGTACTTTATGTTTGAATTCTTTGAAATTTCAATGAAACACTCAACTACACTACTTAAGCTACTCAATTGGATTAACCTACTTAATACTCCAACTTGATTTTAAGTTGAAAAAAAGGCTTCAAATAGTGAACTTAAAATTATCTCTTTTTGGATAGACATTTTTTTCTTGTTCGCTTGCAGAAGCAAGCGCAACTAAATTCTTTTTGCATATCCAAGAAGATTGAAAAGCAAGGGCATGAAATTACTGGTTTTTCTTGTTTAGAGAAATTATACCTAGAACTGGATGCTAGAAAGAAATTAATAATTTGTCATTGAACTCTCTGCCAAAAGAAGAATTAAAATAGAATTTTACTACAGAGTTAAATAACAATAGATTAAATCTTGGGTTTTTCCGATTAACTAAATATGGGCTGATTAACAGCCCTTATTTATGGAAAAATTAAAGCTATTGTTTTTGCTGGAGTTAGCGCTTTAGGGGGAGGATCAATAGCTGTTCCTGTACTAGTCACAGGAGATCAATTTGAAAAACCTTTATTTAGAGAATTTAATCCAAAACCTGCGGATTATAACTATACATCTCTTGAATTAGTGCAGGCTGGTGATGGGGGCGGAGGAGGGCAACATACTAACGACCAATCTAGATTCACAAATTTCCCAACAGTTACTATTTCAAATTCACAATTAATTAAAGGAACTAAATCCTACAACGATGGAAACTATGTAATTTATTTCGGTTCAGAAGCATGCCCTAACTGTAACAACTTTTTATATAGCGATAGAGAATCCCCTAAAACTTGGATAGGAACAAATCAAAAAGATTTGTATAGTAATGGTATTTTCTTTGAAACTTATTCTTTAGCTAGACATAAACATAAAGAAGAAGAAGAAGAAGAAGACATATTAATAAATAAAGTAAAGTTCATTTTCTTTAGCGATGAAGTTCCTTCAATGGATAATAGAAACAATGATGACCTATATACTATCCCTTGGAATACATGACCAAATACTTTAACTAGTCAGGGAAGAATAGAGGGAGACTATGTTAGAAATGATGAATCAGCAGTGAACTTTAGAAAATTACACTCTTTATTCTTGTATTACTTTGGACAAAAAGTTAAAGGTATTCCAACAATAGTTATCTACAGAAATGGAGTTCCATTTGTCTATGATTCAGACAAATTGGAACACATAGAAGAAGAAAAGAAAAAGACAGGTGAACAAATAACTGCACTACAAGATGCCACACATGAAACATCAAGAAGAGCGGCAATACTTAGATATGACTTATTTAAGCATTTGAAATATATTTACGGCGGTGAATTATTGTGATGACTGTAATTTTTATGCTTTTTTGGCGAGGAGAAGTAATTAAGTTAATAAGGAGACAAAATTCACTTTTAGAATGCAAAAATTATCTACTTTAGAAAAAAGAGAAGTAGTAGCTGGGTTTAGCAGAAGTTCTACTAGATCATCGACATACAAAAAAGGCACAGCCACAACAAAAGGAAAATTTAAGTGAAACACCCATAATGCTTCTCTATTAGTTCTTTCCAGTATTCCAGGACTAATAACTTTAGGAGAGGGAATTTGAAGTTTGTTTTCCAAAAAACAAGAAAATCCTTATTCCGATTCTCGGAGATGATATAAGAGGAAGTCTTATGGATTTGACAGCTATGCAGACAACAAAAGAGATTTCTTTGCTTATGCTTCCGAGGCGATAAGACCTGTAATAAGATTTGCACCTTATCCATCTAAGACTGGAGTAACTTTTGCAATGCCTTGATTTTTGTAATGAAGAAATTAAATAACTCTGAAAAAAGAGAAATTAAGGCTGGAATTTCTGCCATGAGTATTGCTACAGGACTTATAGCATTCACTAGCATTGGAGAATTAGTATTGAATTTGTTACACAAATATTGGCCAAGCTCTCAGAAAGATACTCCTACTATTGCTCCTGTATTACCTTATTCCCCAGATTCCCCTGCCGCACATGAAGCATGGTTGAAACTGCAGGAATTAGAACAAAAAAGATTGAATTCTTTTTTAGAAAATAATTAATTTTTAGGAGGTTTAATGGTCTTTTCGAAAAAAAGAATTATTCAAACAAGATTTTTCTTTGTTTTTGAGCCATTAAGTAAAAGTAAACTCCATGGTTATTGTCTTAGTTTTATGGATAGTTTTTAAAAATTATGCATTTTTGTTAAGGAAGAGTAATTAATAAATTAGATAGGACTTTTAATTTTTAAATTTATTTCCCACAAAGATTTTCAAGTCAAATAGAAATGTAACTTAGATGGAAGACCAATTTCTTTGCACTGAAATTTGTCCCTTCTTAGAGGAATGGGAACAAGAACTACTCAACGATCGTTTTAGAAAAGAACTTAACAAATCAGATCAATTGGAAATTGCTGTAGGCTTTGGTTCTTACAAATCCTTAAAAGAACTAGACATATTAATCTCGAGAAAGAAAATTAAAAAAGTTTGTTTAATTCTGGGAATGTACTACTTTAATGGCATTTCTGAATCATTGCATAAATTTGTTTTAGAAATCAATGAGAAGTGAAGAAAGAAAGGGATAGGAGAAATAAGATTGGTACATTCGTGAAAATATTATGGAAAACTTTATTGCTTTTTTCAAAAAAATCAAATTTTTTCAGCCATTTATGGTTCTCCTAATTTAAGTTTTTTAACTGAGAAGTGATTTAATGATCCGGATCAGCATGAAATGGCTCTTCTTACAAATGATCCAAAAACACTTAACAAGTTTCCAAGATATTTAGAGTATTTAAAGTCTAAAGGCATCTCTGAGAATATAGAAACTCTTGAAAAATACAAATTAAATTCAGCGGAAAATCCCTATTTAAAAGACGAGCAGAAAAAATCTAAAATAATCTACGAAAAATTTTCTTAGAACGATGCTATACCTGAAAGAACTAGAAGAATCCGAAGCTCTGAGAATTATCACTTTGCCCTTAATTGTTCCTTCAGAGAAGGAAGTATTAGGTTCAAAAGAATTAGATCTATCAAAATCATCTCTTAATGCTTGTTACAGCAAACCTTTAGTTAATGAAAAAACTGGAAAAAAGCAAAGTTGATTTGATGTAAAGTTAACCATTGAAGGTCAAGATAACTTACCTTCTAGAAAAGAATGATTCTTTTTAGTTACAGATAATGGATATTTGTTCAAGGCTTGTTTTGCGGGCAAGAAAATTAGATGATTAAGTTATTTTGAAAATACAGGGCTTATAGGTAGGTGGATAAAAGGAAGATTGGCTGAGTGTGAATTGGTGAGTGGTTTTGATTATGTTTGCGAAGATCAAAGAAAATCAGGAATAATTACTAAAGAAACTTTGGAATGATATGGAGGAGATCAAGTATTTTTAAAGAAAACAAATATTACTGAAAAAGATAAGCAAGGGATCGAAAGAGATGTATGATTAATATCTTTTCCTTTTAAGGTTTAAATTTCTTTTGTTACTTATTATTTCAAGATAGTTTTATAGTTAATTAGTTAAATAAAAAATTATCTTCTTAACTTTATTAGCTTT
Above is a window of Mycoplasma ovis str. Michigan DNA encoding:
- a CDS encoding DUF6856 family protein, giving the protein MGWLTALIYGKIKAIVFAGVSALGGGSIAVPVLVTGDQFEKPLFREFNPKPADYNYTSLELVQAGDGGGGGQHTNDQSRFTNFPTVTISNSQLIKGTKSYNDGNYVIYFGSEACPNCNNFLYSDRESPKTWIGTNQKDLYSNGIFFETYSLARHKHKEEEEEEDILINKVKFIFFSDEVPSMDNRNNDDLYTIPWNTWPNTLTSQGRIEGDYVRNDESAVNFRKLHSLFLYYFGQKVKGIPTIVIYRNGVPFVYDSDKLEHIEEEKKKTGEQITALQDATHETSRRAAILRYDLFKHLKYIYGGELLWWL
- a CDS encoding inorganic diphosphatase, translated to MSSLSSVVECFIEISKNSNIKYELTDNKLKLDRVLFGSVAYPHNYGFIPNTLSEDGDPLDVLLVSQFSLTPGTYADGRVIGALEMIDSGEEDLKIIAIMDKDPRLSHINSISDLPNFWLSEIKNFFEEYKKLENKEVKLGKLINLPKTLELIEHAKLNYNSSCSWN
- a CDS encoding phospholipase D-like domain-containing protein, which encodes MLYLKELEESEALRIITLPLIVPSEKEVLGSKELDLSKSSLNACYSKPLVNEKTGKKQSWFDVKLTIEGQDNLPSRKEWFFLVTDNGYLFKACFAGKKIRWLSYFENTGLIGRWIKGRLAECELVSGFDYVCEDQRKSGIITKETLEWYGGDQVFLKKTNITEKDKQGIERDVWLISFPFKV
- a CDS encoding restriction endonuclease PLD domain-containing protein, encoding MEDQFLCTEICPFLEEWEQELLNDRFRKELNKSDQLEIAVGFGSYKSLKELDILISRKKIKKVCLILGMYYFNGISESLHKFVLEINEKWRKKGIGEIRLVHSWKYYGKLYCFFQKNQIFSAIYGSPNLSFLTEKWFNDPDQHEMALLTNDPKTLNKFPRYLEYLKSKGISENIETLEKYKLNSAENPYLKDEQKKSKIIYEKFS